GAGCCCCGGGCCCGGGAGATCGCGACGATCACGGGGCTGCGGCTGTCCCCCCACTACGGGGCCAACAAGCTGCGCTGGTGCCTCGCGCGCCTTCCGGAGGTCCGCCGCGCGCGCCGCGAAGGACGCCTGGCGATCGGACCGCTCTCGAGTTTCCTCACCTTTCGGCTGACCCGCGAGGGCGCGTGCGTCGCCGACCCGGCGAACGCCGGGCGCACGTTGCTCGTGGACGCGCGGCGCGGGGACTGGAGCCCCGCGCTCCTCGACGCGTTCGGAATCCCGCGCGACGTGCTCCCCGAGATCGTCCCGACGCGCGCCGCCCACGGGACGATCGCGTGGGGAACACGAGCGCTTCCCCTGCAGGTCGTCTCCGGCGACCAGTCCTGCGCGTTGTTCGCGTTCGGCGAGCCGGACCCCGAGGTCGCGGTCGTCAACTTCGGCACGGGGGCGTTCGTGCAGCGACCGGTCGGATGGATGCCCCGCGATCGGCGGGGACTCCTGTCGAGCGTCGTGTTCGCGGACCGCGCACGGACGGTGCGCGTGCTCGAGGGGACGGTGAACGGCGGCGCGGCGGCGATCGACCTCGTCGCGGACCGTCTGGGCATGCGCGATCCGCGCCGGGCGCTCGACGCGCTGCCGGACGCGGACGGCCCCCTGGTCCTCAACGCCGTCTCGGGGCTGGCGGCCCCGTTCTGGCGCCCCGACGCGACGTCGGTGTTCGTCGGCCGCGGCACGCCGGTCGAGAAGCTGCGCGCGGTCGCCGAGAGCATCGTTTTTCTCGTCGCGGTCAACCTCGAGCGGATCGACGCCCTCGCGGGACGCACCCGCTCGATCGTCGCGACGGGCGGCCTCTCGCGCGTCGACGCCTTGTGCCGGGGGCTCGCCGACCTGACCGGACGCGTCGTCACCCGGCCCGCGGAGGTCGAGGCGACGGCGCAGGGGGCGGCGTTCCTGCTCGGCGCCCGCGCCCCCGACCGGGTCGGGGACGACTTCGACCCGCGCGACGGCGCCGCGCTCCGCCGACGGTTCCGCCGCTGGCGGCGGGAGCTCGACCGGCGGTTAGGAGCCTAACGGGATCGTCGCGGTGTCGCGCCCCGTCCTCGCGGGAAGCGACGGCGCCGCCAGCCGCATCACCTTCCCCGCGGTCTCGCGATAGGTGGTCAGCTTGCCGCCGCACACCGCGATCCAGCGGGGCGCCGCCGGCTCGTCCGTGACGAACATCGTGCCGCGGCGGCGCGCGTTCGGATCGGTCGCCGAGCGCGGGAGGACCCTCAGCCCCGCCCACGCCCCCGTCCGCCTTCCGCGGAACTCCGGGACGTACCGCCGGAGCGTCGCCTCGAGGTAGTCGATCTCTCCCGGAAGCGGGGTCACGTCGTCGGGGTTGCCGCGGAACAGCGTCTCGGTCGTGCCGACGAGCGTGCCGCCCCGCCACGGCAGGAGAAAAACCGGCCGACGGTCGACGGGAGACTCGACGTAGATCGCGCCCTCGGAGATCGGGGCGTCGTATTCGACGTGCGCCCCCTGGACGAGCTCGACGTCCACGGCGGGAAGCCCCGCGCGGCGCTGGACCTGCGCCACCCACGGACCCGCCGCGTTGACGACGACCGAGGCGAAGCGCTCGGTGCCGTCGGCGAGCCGCAGCACCCAGCCGTCCTCCCGACGCGACGCCGATTCGAGGCGGGCGGGCATCTCGACCGTCGCGCCGAGCGCCTTCGCGGAGTCGAGGACCGCGCGCACGAGCGCGGCGTCGTCGGCCCGCGCGTCCCGGTAGGCGAAGACGGCGCGCAGCCCCTCGTGGCTCAGCGGGCCGAGCGATCCCCACGCCGCCCGCGGAAGCGACCGGAACCGCATCGCCGGCGCGAGTCCGCCGAGGAGCGCGTACAGCGACAGCCCCGCGCGCATGGTGAGCGGTCCGCGGGCCATCGAGGCGTAGACGGGGATGTAGAACGGCAGGCGCGTGACGAGCCCCGGCGCCAGGCGCAGCAGCAGCTCCCGCTCCCGGAGCGACTCGCGCACGAGACCGAACTGCGGGGTCTCGAGGTAGCGCAGGC
The sequence above is a segment of the Candidatus Polarisedimenticolaceae bacterium genome. Coding sequences within it:
- a CDS encoding FGGY family carbohydrate kinase, encoding MAARGREVASRLFVVLDQGGRSSRALVFDEAGTVVASARRSVRETRAGPRVELPAEALVRSLETCLEKVRRELGGNAARVASAALATQRATIVAWDRTTGRALTPAISWQDRRAAAWLRRLEPRAREIATITGLRLSPHYGANKLRWCLARLPEVRRARREGRLAIGPLSSFLTFRLTREGACVADPANAGRTLLVDARRGDWSPALLDAFGIPRDVLPEIVPTRAAHGTIAWGTRALPLQVVSGDQSCALFAFGEPDPEVAVVNFGTGAFVQRPVGWMPRDRRGLLSSVVFADRARTVRVLEGTVNGGAAAIDLVADRLGMRDPRRALDALPDADGPLVLNAVSGLAAPFWRPDATSVFVGRGTPVEKLRAVAESIVFLVAVNLERIDALAGRTRSIVATGGLSRVDALCRGLADLTGRVVTRPAEVEATAQGAAFLLGARAPDRVGDDFDPRDGAALRRRFRRWRRELDRRLGA
- a CDS encoding FAD-dependent oxidoreductase; the protein is MAPRYDVAVIGAGIHGAGVAQAAAAAGHRVLVLEKSEPAAGTSSKSSKLIHGGLRYLETPQFGLVRESLRERELLLRLAPGLVTRLPFYIPVYASMARGPLTMRAGLSLYALLGGLAPAMRFRSLPRAAWGSLGPLSHEGLRAVFAYRDARADDAALVRAVLDSAKALGATVEMPARLESASRREDGWVLRLADGTERFASVVVNAAGPWVAQVQRRAGLPAVDVELVQGAHVEYDAPISEGAIYVESPVDRRPVFLLPWRGGTLVGTTETLFRGNPDDVTPLPGEIDYLEATLRRYVPEFRGRRTGAWAGLRVLPRSATDPNARRRGTMFVTDEPAAPRWIAVCGGKLTTYRETAGKVMRLAAPSLPARTGRDTATIPLGS